Below is a window of Lacibacter sp. H407 DNA.
GGCCCGAACGAAGAGTGCATGCGTGGAAAACATTGCTCACGGCAAGAGCCATCGAAAACCAATGTTATGTTATTGGCGTAAACAGAACAGGTGATGACGGGAACGGTGTTTATCACAGTGGCAGCAGTATGGTGATTGATGCCATGGGTGAAGTATTGTATGAAAAAGAGCATGAAGAAGATATTCATACCATTACGCTGTCCAAAGAAAAACTCGAAGAGATACGTCATAAACTTCCTTTCTTAAAAGATGGAGATGCGTTCAGCATTCTCCCCTGATCGAATATGCTGGCATTTTACAACGGAACAATTTTTACGGGCGATCGTTTTGTCAACGGCCATGCAGTGTTGGTAAACAAGGGGCTGATTGAAGCGGTATTGCCAGCAGCTGATCTTCCTGCTGATATCGATCGTTACGATCTGCAGGGAAATGTGTTAGTGCCTGCGTTTATTGATCTGCAATTGTATGGCGGCAACGGATTGCTGTTTTCACAAGCGTTGAATGAAGAAGCAATCGTTGCAACAGATGCTTATTGTGTAAGCGGGGGTTGTACACGTTTCCTGTTAACGATGGCCACCAACAGTATCGACATTTTTCTGCAAGGGATTGATGTTGCAAAAAATTTTCTGCATAAAAATCCAAACAGTGGTTTGTTGGGATTACATCTGGAAGGACCGTACATTAATCCGGTAAAACGTGGCGCACATTTATTGGAACACATCAAACAACCCACACTTGATGAAGTAAAATTATTGCTGGAGAAAAGTAAAGGCATTGTAAAGATGATGACGCTTGCACCTGAACAATGCAGTGATGAAGTGATTCAACTGTTGCTTGATAACAACGTCATTGTTTCAGCCGGGCATAGTAATGCAACGTATCAACAGGCAACTGAAGGTTTTAACAAAGGCATTACAACTGCAACGCATTTATTCAATGCGATGTCTCCATTGCAGGGAAGAGAATTAGGAATGGTGGGTGCCATTTATGATCATGCAACTGCACACAGCAGTATTGTGTGTGATGGTTTTCATACATCGTTTGCGGCTGTACGTATCAGCAAAAAAATGATGCAGGAGCGTTTGTTTTTAATTACCGATGCAGTAACCGAAACAAGCGAAGGGGCTTATCAACATGTATTGAAAGATGATCGTTATGTATTACCTGATGGAACATTGTCTGGTTCTGCACTAACCATGATAAAAGCAGTGAGCAATTGTATCAACCAAGCGGGTATTGAATTTGATGAAGCGTTACGTATGGCTTCGCTTTATCCGGCACGGGCAGCACAGCTGCAGGGTTTAGGGAAAATTGAAGAGGGATTTAAAGCTGATCTTATTGTTCTTTCCAACGAACGAAAAATTAAAGCAGCGTTTCGCAACGGTGTTTTTTGTAATTGATCTGAATCAATCAATTCTTCTGCAGCAGTTATCTTTTTCTGATCGATTTAATTCTGAAATAATAGCTTGGTTCAACACAGGGACAGGGAGCCTGGTCTTTTGTCGAAACAAGACAAATATTTACTGCAACCGAATCGGCCGGGCTTTTAAATTCTGCAGCTAATTCAGTATCCTTTACCTGGTAAAATTTCCAGTTGCCTGTTCTCCCATTTGAAAAATACCAGCCAATTCCATTTGCTGAGGGGTCGCCACCCCAGAAAATATGACCATCCGCACAAAAATCAAGTTTCGGTTGTACAGGTTTTATACATGCGTTGAAACTAATCAGGAGCAACAGCGAAATGATCATTTTTTTCATATACAGAATTTCTCAGTTCAACGAATCACTGGTGAAACCACCGTTGTGTTCGTTAAGCAAATTACGAAGAAATTCAACTTTTTAGAAATCGTCACATTGGTTCGTTTTTCCGCAACCGGATACAAATAAAAAGGACCACAGTATGAATACCGCAGTCCTGATCAACATGGAAAATATACAAAGCCTTTAATAGGCGGGCACTTCTTCCTGCGTTCGTTTCTTTTTATGTTCCGGTATGTTTGGAAGTGGTTTGGCAATTGTTTCCAATTGTTCCGTTTCCATTTTTGATCGTTTATTGCTCAGGTAGCGTGATAATTTTAATTTGTAGAAATCATAGAAGATCACCACCACCAAAAATAAACTCACTACATAAAACAAACCAAAGCCCATGTACATGTACGTAAAGCCTGATGCTACTGCACCCACCAGATAACCGGCTGCTATGGACAGTAACAGTTTTGCTTTTCCTCTTAACTCTTTGTTCTGGCGGTATTCTTTTCGTGTAAACATCGAAAAGAGAATACCAAGATCAGTTGTTGTACCGGTAAGGTGAGTTGTTTTAACTGCAAAGTTGGAAATGCTGGCAGTTAACCCATTCTGCAAACCCATTGCAAACAGCATGAGAGATAACAACGTTTCTGTTTCAGCTAATGTCTCTTTATAAAAAAATGATCCATAGGTACCAACGGCCACCAGGCAAAGTATTTCTAATACTACAGGCAATGCATGCGCTACATACGCATTGCGTTTATTCAAGTGTATCACGAACATGTTGGATACAAAACTTCCAAAGAAAAACAGGAAGATCCAGGCAAACACCACCGCTCCCTGATATAAGTTTCCTTTCACTAATTCCGATGCAAGGATGGCGAAGTGTCCTGTAATGTTGGAGCTGAACGAGAAGAACAATAGCAATGATGCAATATTGACCATCCCTGCTGAAAATGCGGTTAAAACTCCAAGCCTGATGTTATCTCCCAACGTTCTGCTGTTACTGAATTTCCTGAGCATAGGTATTTGTTTTATTCCGTTCAAACGTTAAGCGGGCAATGCCCCTGGCCTGCACATCCGATTCGGCGTCCAGTATCATTCTGTCTTTATTTAACTCAGTTAACTGGTAATTTTCTACATGGCCATCCGCATATTTAATTTGCAAAACATGACCTCTTCCTTTGATGGTCCATGTTAATTGTTGAATCTCATCGTTAACGGTCAGTCGAAGTTTACCATCGGGTAAAAATTCCCAGTTCTCTGCTTCGTGTAATGAAAAAGCGGGCTGGCTGTTTGTTGCTGTTGTTTTACTGGCAGCCATAATATCGGCACCAATGGATGTATTGTTTTCATACATCCACGTTTTTTCATCCCATGGCCCCAATATAACTTTCTCCGGACTGGCGGCTGAGCTCATCATCACTGTAAAACCCGTGAGCCCCAGTGCAAACACTGCGATATAGATCAACCAAAGTTTCATTGTAAAAAAATTTAAACGTTATCCCATTGATACACGGTTCGTAAACAACTCGGCCACATTTCCTTTTTCAGGCATTGGCACTTCAATTGCCGAACCAATCGTTATAATATTCAATTTGCTTGCTTTGATAAAAGGCAGCAGATCAAAGCTGTTGCGATTCTTGAATTGCGGATTATAAAGAATAGGTAAGCATACTTCATCGATCCGGTTTGCTTCAGCAAACTGATTGAACGCTGCTTGTGTAAAGCCGGTGAAAATGTCTTTGCGCATAATGCGTACCTGCGAAGCGTATTTATTTTTTAATACACGCAATGCTTCTTCAAACGCAGGATTGGTGAGTGATTCCAACACCTTTGATTTGGAAAAGAAAAGCAGATTTGTAATGGAATCGCTCTGGTGCATACCATGCAACAGAACAATGTTGATTCTTGTATTGCGATCCTGCTCATTGAGATAGGATTTTACAATGTTCAAAGAGGCAATACTGAAATCTGTAGGGACTAATACTGTTTTTTCCATAGCATTTTTTGTTTTGCGATTAGAGTGCAAAAATGTACCCGGGTCATTAAAATGATGTAAGGGTACTGTTAGAATGCTATTAGAATATGAGTGATTAAATTAAAATCAAATTAAAAGTTCAACAGGACTGTAAAATTTGTTGAAGGATATAAAACCGAACAGCGCCGTTTTTTCAACATTATAATTTATGCTGATTAATTTTTGGTTGTACAGTTGCACTTACAATTCGTATTGCCCTACCGGAAGATTGATCTGCACAGTAGTTCCCTGCTGCATAATGGACGAAACAATGATCTCTCCCTGGTGAAGACGGATGATGTTTCGTGTAAGCGGCAACCCGATGCCATACCCTTCATACTTGAGTGTATTCGATGCCCGGAAGAACGGATCATAAATATATTTCAGCTCACTATCAGGAATACCAATGCCCTGGTCTTTTATAATGACGAATACATTTTGATCGGAGGCGCCGATCGATACATGTACCACTTTATAATCGCTGTACTTACATGCATTACTGATAATATTGCTCAATGCAAGATGCAGTAACTGTTCGTTGCCTTTTACTTTTAACTTAGAAGGATTTTCAGGCAGCAAACTCATATCAATATGAATATTACTGCGGGGATTTATTTTTTCGATCGTTTCTTTTACATCCCATAGTAACTGATCGATCCGCACTTTGTCAAACTTCTGACTCTTACCGTTAAAACCTGTTTGCGCAAGGAAGAGCAAGGCCTTGGTTTTTCGATCCAGTTTTTCAGCTTCATCAAGAATTACGGTGATGGTTTCAATATACTCTTCAGTTTTCCGCACTTTGGATAAGGTTACATCTGCTTCACCAATAATGGCTGTTAATGGTGTACGTAACTCATGAGATGCATTACTTACAAAATTGTTTTGTGTTTCAAATGATGTTTCAATACGGTCAAGCATATTGTTGAACGTTCGTGTAAGTTCTGCCAATTCATCATTGCTTTTAGTTTGATCGAGACGCAGATGCAGATTTTCAGAACTGATTTCTTTCACACTGTCTGTAATTTTTCGCAACGGGCGGAATACAAATTTTGCAAAATACAACGCAATAAGTGCAGAGAATAAAAATGCAGCAATTATGGCAAACACAAGAGTACGGCGCAGATAGGCAGAGTGATGCAGTTCAAAATAATTTTGTGCTGATGCCACTACTACATACTCGCCTTGTTTACTCTTATAACGGATGGCTTTGTAAAACATTCCGTTTTTGCTGAACTCTGCTTTGCCATCGCTCAGCACATTATTAAAAAAAGAAACCGGGATACCAATTGTTTTTGCTTCTTCAGCAAATGATTCGCCCGGTGATATGCGAAAAAACCGATCCTGTTCCTGCGGAAGTTTTTCGAAAAATTCGTTCCGCAGATCTTTGATACCGGCTTGTGCGGCGCCTTCGTCCTGATCAAGTTCAACTTTGGCTGCAGTAACGGCACGAATTTCCAGCAGCTTGTAAAAATCTTCGTAGGAATAGTTTGAAACTGAGAGGTACACAAATCCGCTAAACAGCAAAATGATGGTTAAAAAAGCTGTTAACAGAATGAGCATGGTCTTGACCTGTATCTTCATCAGTACCGTAGTTTAAAAGTGAAACAGGGAGTTTATCCGTTATCCTTCAACACGTATCCCATTCCTATAACAGTGTGAATGAGTTTTTGATCGGCATAGCTGTCGATTTTCTTGCGGAGGTAATTTACATATACATCCACCACATTGGTGCCGATGTCAAAATTTACACCCCACACTTCTTCCAGTATATCAATGCGTGAAAGCACTTTGTTTTTATTCTTCATGAAATACAGCAACAACCTGTATTCGGTTGTGGTAAGTGAAATCACCTTACCATCACGTGTAACTGTTTTGGTATAATCATTCAGCTCCAGATCAGCAAACCGATATACATGCTCTTCCTGTATTTCGGGCAACGAGTTTGAATTGTCTGATGAGCGGCGAAGCAATGTTCGGATGCGGGCTACCAGTTCAATAAACTTAAATGGTTTTACGAGATAATCATCAGCACCAGTTTCAAGGCCCAGCACAATGTTTTCTGCAGTGCCCAGTGCTGTTAGAAAAAGAACCGGTATGGAGTTGTTGGTTTTACGGATCTCCCGGCAAACTTCCAGCCCGTTTTTATCGGGCAACATTATATCGAGGATCACTATGTCAAAATAATTGGCATCAAACAGCTGTAGCCCTGTGGTGCCATCAAATGCAACTGTTACATCAAACCCTTCCTCAGTAAGTCCTTTTTTGATAAACGAAACAACATGTGTTTCATCTTCAACCAGTAATATTTTTTTCATGATGGCTTCACACATTTAACAGCATCAGTCATCAGTATGCTGTACTGCTGTGCAAAGGTATCTGTTAAGCCAGAATAAAAAAGTAAAAGGACGTTAAAGAATGATCGGTATGCGGGTGCGATCGGTAAAAGATATTTATCGTTTACCGATGCGTTTCACCTCATACACATCCATTGGTTCTGCACAAAAGCATTGATATTTTTCGTTTGTTTTGATAAGACAAACTGAAACTGCGAGGCTGTCGGTTAAATATCTTGACGGAATATCTTTCAGTTTAACGATTCGTGGAAGATCGGCCGATTCAAAATACCAGCCCAACCCATCAACTGCAGGTTCGCCTCCCCAACGGATCACACCATCGGTACACAGTTGATCTTTTTGGCAGGCGCTAAAAAGAATGAATACAAAAAATGAGAGAAGGAATTGCTTCATACATTCATTGACAGTTGTGTCAGCTTTTCCGTTGCATGATCAGCTCCAGTGCTTTCTCCATTTTGGGATCAATGTTACGGCGAATGCTTTCTGCACTGGCTTTCACTTCCACATCGGGCAGCACACCCTTCCCGTCTTTGGGATAATTTTTATTATTCACGATACGGTACAGCGGTATACGTACACGCATTTTACTGTTCGGCAAAATCATTTCCGGAATAAACACTCCATTGTTTCCATAATAACCACCGCCGGTTTCTTCGCCCACAATCGTTACATTCTTTTGTCCTTTTACAGCGGCAGCAAATAATGTAGTAGCAGAAAATGAATAACCGCCGGTGAGTACATAAACCTGTCCGGTATATCTGTTTTTTAACGGGCTGTACTGTTTATTATTAAAATATTTAAACGCATACATGCTGTCGTTTTTCTTCTTACTCAGAAAAAACAAACCAAGGTTATAAATGAATCGCTTGTACACCCGTGCATCGGTTCGAAGTTTTCGATGTGTTGCATAAATGGAATCAGCATAAATAAACGGCTCCTGTTTGATAAGCCTGGTAAGACAAAGTGATGTTTTAATTAATCCACCGCCGTTGTTACGCACATCGATTACTAAGTGTTGAATCTGTTTCTTTTTTAACTGACGAAAACTTTTTTTCAAATAATGTTTACTCAAACTGGTGCTGAAGCTGTTGATGCGTAACGAAGCGAATGTACCCGTTGAATCAATATTGAAACTTCGTGTGCGTTGTAAACGGCGCTCCCGATCAGTTATGGTGGGAGTTGGCGGAGCCGGCGCAGGAATAGTAGAAGTAAAAGGTCTGCGTCGTAACGTATCGGCTTGCGGATCATATACAGGCAAGTTTAATTGCCGGCTCAGTCCATTGAACCCAATAAATTCAACAGCATAATTCTTCTGTAATCCAAAACGCATATTGTAATACGTAGTGAAATTATTGCTGAGGTTTTGATAACTGAAATTTTTTGCATTCCCATCGATCGATACCAACGGCAGCATTGAATCAATGATCGATCTTGCTGATAAACCATTGATGGAAAGTAAGGGTGTACCTACCCGGATAATGGAATCTCTGCGATTGAGGTTGATGGTTACGACCAACGATGAATCATCAATTACTTTCGCCAACAAGGGAAAGGTTTTTAAACGTCTTCCTTCTGTATAGTTGTAATAGTTTTTTGAGAACCGCACACTGGTATGTCCGCAACGAATGGGGAACAATGTTTCTGCTACAATGGTCCTGAACTGAATTTCATTGAGCGAATCATTGAGTCGAGTATATGCATTTTGAAAAGAAGCATCCACTTCTTCTTTTGATGAATACCAATAAAGCGATGGGTGATTTTCTTTCAACGCTTTTTCCATTACCTCCACATCTTCCCGCAACTGATCGGGACTGTATTTCCGTTCAGGTGTATAGTTAAGATTACCCGTTGCGGAACAGGACGAGAGCAGATAGCCAAGGATCAGCAACGTAAAAAAGGTGATGTTCTTCATTGCACAATTTATTTTCCAAATGCATTCCAGCCCTGAGCTGTTAATGCATATTTATTACCGCCTCTGGTAAGAATGTGAGCGCCTTCTTTTTGTTCGGCCACATATCCTACCACACGAATGCCATTGACATCTTTTATTTTATCATAATCTGCTTGCGACAATGTAAAGATCAATTCATAATCTTCACCGCCACTTAAAGCACAGGCGGTAGGATCGATCTCTAACTTATACGCAAATTCTTTTGCATCCGGATGTACGGGCAACTTGTCTTCGTACAAGACAGCACCTACTCCGCTTTGCTTGCAGATATGTAATACTTCGCTGCTGAGTCCATCGCTGATGTCCATCATTGCAGTAGGAACAATATTTTCTTTTTCAAAAAACTCAATGATGTCTTTTCGTGCTTCCGGCTTTAATAAACGTCCAACAATATAATCCCGGTTTTCTAAGTCGGGTTGTACGCCTTTTGTTTCAAGAAAGATTTTCTTTTCACGTTCCAGCAAAAGCAAGCCCAAATAGGCACCACCGAGATAACCGGTCACGCAAATGAGATCATTCACTTTAGCTGTGCTGCGTTTTACAAATTTGTCAGGCGCCACTTCGCCAATGGCAGTAACGCTGATCACAAATCCTTTTTGGGAAGAAGTGGTATCGCCACCAACAAGGTCTACTCCGTATTCTTCACAGGCCACATACACGCCGTCATAAAATTCTTCCAGCGCTTCCAGGCTGAAACGGTTGCTCACTGCAATGCTCACGGTAATTTGGGTAGGTGTTGCATTCATGGCATAGATGTCGCTCACATTCACCACTACACTTTTGTAACCGAGGTGTTTCAATGGCGTGTACATCAAATCAAAATGGACACCTTCCATCAAAAGATCAGTTGTTACCACCGTTTGTTTTCCGAAATGATCGATCACAGCTGCATCATCGCCCACACCCAAAATAGTAGATGCGTTCTGATGCTCAATATTTTTTGTAAGATGCTCTATCAAGCCAAATTCACCGAGGGTTGATAGTTCTGTACGTTCTTCACTCATTTCTTATTTCAGATTTTAGATTTACGATTTCAGATTCTTTACAGCTTTTTGTTTGTCAGCTTCAATATTCTTCAGCGAGGTGTTGATTGATACAATTATAATTGAGAGCAACTCGTTCGCTTCTTTGTATAATACTCTTAATTCGCTTTTAAATTCATGATTGAATTCTGCCAGCAGTTCGTAAAAGAACATGCTTTCGTCCAGTTCTTCTTCTACTATTCGTAGCTTATTAATAAAATCTGCTTTTGATTTAGCCCTGCAAGCAGCCCTGTAATTTGCTCCGCTTGATGCTGAACATCTTACAAGCTGAGCAATGTGCGACTTGTTGATCAAGTTAACCGGTAGTTTCATACATAACCAGCCAGTTTGTACTGCTAATTCTTTTGTGCGCTTTTTTAATTCGTTTTTATCCATGATGTTTCAGGTTAATCTGCAATCGTAAATCTAAAATCTACAATTTCGCTGAAACTGCATAGTTAAAACATAAGCTTACAATACCTTTTTATTATTCACCACCTCCAACAACTCCTGATGTATTTTCCCGTTCGTTGCAACCAAATGCGGTTGATACGGCGAGTAGTGAGTGCCTTCGAAATCGGTAACAGTACCGCCTGCTTCTTCCACCATTAAAAAACCGGCAGCGCTATCCCATGCTTGTAATTTATGTTCATAAAAACCATCAAAGCGACCGGCAGCGACCCAACACAGATCAACGGCAGCACTTCCTAATCGGCGAACGGGCACTCCTTTGCGAATGAAACGCTCAAACACCTGCAACGGACCATTCGGCATATCCAGATACGTATAAGGGAAACCGGTTACCAAACAGGCTTTGATGAGTTGATCCTGATTGCTCACATGGATCTGTTTATCGTTGAGATAAGCGCCTTGACCACGTTCTGCAAAAAAGAATTCGTTCATGAATGGATTGTACACAGCACCTAAAATCATTTTCCCTCCGTGCTCCACTGCAATACTTACACAACAAATGGGTATACCGTTGGCAAAGTTGACCGTACCATCAATTGGATCGATGATCCATTTGTAGGAAGAGTCTTGTACAATTTCGCCGGCTTCTTCACTTAATATATAATGTTCAGGAAAATTTTTCCGGATCACTTCAAAAATAGCCCGTTCAGCTGCATGATCGGCTTCGGTTACAAGATTGTTGACGCCTTCTTTGTGATGAACTGCAAACTCGTTGTTGAAAAAATGAGTGAGTTGTGCTGCGCCAGCCTTTGTGGCTTCAATGAGGGTTTGTTTAAGCATGCGCAAAGATAACCCCGGCAATACAGATTTGAGATTGCAGATTTTAGATTTTAGATTTGGGCTTTATCAGCCCATGCAACTTTCCATTATCATCGTCAATTACAATGTCAAATTCTTCCTGGAGCAGTGTTTGCTTTCGGTGCACAAGGCTGTGGATGGCATGGAAGCAGAGGTGTTGGTGGTGGATAATGCGTCAACCGATGGAAGCCGTGAATACCTGGAACCAAAATTCAAGAACACTTGTTTTATATGGAATATTGAAAATGTTGGTTTTGGAAAGGCGTGCAATCAGGCATTGAAACATGCAAGGGGTGAGTATATTTTGTTTCTCAACCCCGATACGGTTGTGCCGGAAGATTGCTTTGAAGCATGTATCTCGTTTTTCAAACAAACAACAAATGCCGGGGCATTAGGCATCCGCATGCTGGATGGAAGTGGCAAGTTTTTACCGGAGAGCAAGCGCTCATTTCCATCGCCCGCCACTTCGTTTTATAAATTGAGCGGATTATCGTACATCTTCCCGCATTCAAAAACCTTTGGCCGCTATCATCTTGGCTATTTGAATGAACATCAAAATCATGAAGTAGATGTATTGGCAGGTGCGTTTATGATGATTCCGAAAAAAGTGCTGGATGAGGTTGGAAGTTTTGATGAGAGCTTTTTCATGTATGGAGAAGATGTGGACCTGAGTTATCGCATTCAAAAAGCCGGATACAAGAACTATTATTTCAGCGAACGATCTATTCTTCACTTTAAAGGGGAGAGTACCAAAAAAGCATCAGCGAATTATGTGCGGATGTTTTACGATGCAATGAGCAGGTTTGTACAAAAACATTATTCATCGTCCAGTGCCGGATTGTTTACAACGCTCATCAATGCCGCAATTTGGGTAAGAGCGTTCATGAGTTTAGTAAAGCGGTTTATTCAACGTGTGGGACTTCCGCTGTTAGATGCAGCGCTGATCTTTTTCAGTTACCTGCTGTCGAAATTTGTATGGACGAAATTTGTTCGTCCGGAAATTGTGTATCAAAACAAATTATTATGGATCTCGTTCATCGTTTTCTCCTTCCTGTTTTTAATTGTGAGTTATTACACAGGGTTGTACGATAAACAGTTTCGATATAAAAATCTCTGGCGCTCCACGTTTATTTCATTGCTCATCATTCTGGCAGCTTATTCATTGTTGCCGGAAGAATATCGTTTTTCAAGAGGGATGGTGTTGATGGGTTCATTTTTCAGTTATGTGCTGTTGTATGTATGGCGAAGGCTGTTACTGAAAACAGATGTTTTGGAAAGAGCAGTGGAAGAAGATGATTATTTTTCATTGGTTGCCGGCACGGAAGAAGATCTGCAAAAAGTAAACAATCTGCTGCATCAATACGGACGAACACAAACCATACAGGGTTTTGTGAGTCCGTTGAACGAAGAGCATGCATTGGGAAACGTTGCCGAGTTACAACAGTTGTTGCAAAATACACCAGCAAATGAACTCATCCTTTGCCAGAGCAATTCACTTTCGTTTGCACAGATCATTGAGTTGTATGAACAAACAGGCAAGCAGGTAAAACTCCGGTTACACGCCGAAGGAAGTGAAAGCATAATTGCCAGCGATTCGAAAAACGAAGCAGGCGAGGTGTTGCATCATCAACATTATCGTTTATCACAATCGGTGAACCTGCGTTTAAAACGGTTGATCGATCTATGCAGTTCATTATTTTTTTTATTGAGTTTTCCAATTCATTTTATCATTCATAAAAATCCGGTTGGGTTCTTGCAAAATAGTCTTCAGGTATTCTTCAACCAAAAAACGTGGATCGGGTTTTCAGCTATGCGTCCGCAATTGCCGGTAATACATCCATCAATACTTGGCCCTGCGGGTTTACCTCACAGCCGATATACATTAAAAGAAGAAGGGTTGTTATTGGCCGACGAATGGTATGCAAGGGAATATGAACCGCTTTACGACCTGAAGATCATCTTTACGAATTATCAAAAATTAGGCAGTAAGTAAGGCCCTGAGTTACTACTTTTGTCAACATTGAACGGTACGCATGTCAATATTTGAAATCAACCTCCCTAAGTCAGTCAGTAAAGCACTCAATCTGCCGGTCAATTCACCGAAACGTCAGCAGATCAAGGTGCTGAAAAAGCTGTTGAAAAAAGCGAAGCATACAGGCTTTGGTCAGAAATACCGGTTTGATGAAGTGCTGAACAGCCGACATCCGGGCAAACGTTTCCAGGAGCTTGTACCGGTTCATGATTACAACAAGATCTACAAAGATTGGTGGCATAAAACACTGGAAGGGCATACCGATGTATGCTGGCCGGGCAAGATCAAATATTTTGCCCTAAGTTCCGGCACCAGCG
It encodes the following:
- the nagA gene encoding N-acetylglucosamine-6-phosphate deacetylase — encoded protein: MLAFYNGTIFTGDRFVNGHAVLVNKGLIEAVLPAADLPADIDRYDLQGNVLVPAFIDLQLYGGNGLLFSQALNEEAIVATDAYCVSGGCTRFLLTMATNSIDIFLQGIDVAKNFLHKNPNSGLLGLHLEGPYINPVKRGAHLLEHIKQPTLDEVKLLLEKSKGIVKMMTLAPEQCSDEVIQLLLDNNVIVSAGHSNATYQQATEGFNKGITTATHLFNAMSPLQGRELGMVGAIYDHATAHSSIVCDGFHTSFAAVRISKKMMQERLFLITDAVTETSEGAYQHVLKDDRYVLPDGTLSGSALTMIKAVSNCINQAGIEFDEALRMASLYPARAAQLQGLGKIEEGFKADLIVLSNERKIKAAFRNGVFCN
- a CDS encoding YoaK family protein, which codes for MLRKFSNSRTLGDNIRLGVLTAFSAGMVNIASLLLFFSFSSNITGHFAILASELVKGNLYQGAVVFAWIFLFFFGSFVSNMFVIHLNKRNAYVAHALPVVLEILCLVAVGTYGSFFYKETLAETETLLSLMLFAMGLQNGLTASISNFAVKTTHLTGTTTDLGILFSMFTRKEYRQNKELRGKAKLLLSIAAGYLVGAVASGFTYMYMGFGLFYVVSLFLVVVIFYDFYKLKLSRYLSNKRSKMETEQLETIAKPLPNIPEHKKKRTQEEVPAY
- a CDS encoding ATP-binding protein, giving the protein MKIQVKTMLILLTAFLTIILLFSGFVYLSVSNYSYEDFYKLLEIRAVTAAKVELDQDEGAAQAGIKDLRNEFFEKLPQEQDRFFRISPGESFAEEAKTIGIPVSFFNNVLSDGKAEFSKNGMFYKAIRYKSKQGEYVVVASAQNYFELHHSAYLRRTLVFAIIAAFLFSALIALYFAKFVFRPLRKITDSVKEISSENLHLRLDQTKSNDELAELTRTFNNMLDRIETSFETQNNFVSNASHELRTPLTAIIGEADVTLSKVRKTEEYIETITVILDEAEKLDRKTKALLFLAQTGFNGKSQKFDKVRIDQLLWDVKETIEKINPRSNIHIDMSLLPENPSKLKVKGNEQLLHLALSNIISNACKYSDYKVVHVSIGASDQNVFVIIKDQGIGIPDSELKYIYDPFFRASNTLKYEGYGIGLPLTRNIIRLHQGEIIVSSIMQQGTTVQINLPVGQYEL
- a CDS encoding response regulator transcription factor, which translates into the protein MKKILLVEDETHVVSFIKKGLTEEGFDVTVAFDGTTGLQLFDANYFDIVILDIMLPDKNGLEVCREIRKTNNSIPVLFLTALGTAENIVLGLETGADDYLVKPFKFIELVARIRTLLRRSSDNSNSLPEIQEEHVYRFADLELNDYTKTVTRDGKVISLTTTEYRLLLYFMKNKNKVLSRIDILEEVWGVNFDIGTNVVDVYVNYLRKKIDSYADQKLIHTVIGMGYVLKDNG
- a CDS encoding S41 family peptidase, which encodes MKNITFFTLLILGYLLSSCSATGNLNYTPERKYSPDQLREDVEVMEKALKENHPSLYWYSSKEEVDASFQNAYTRLNDSLNEIQFRTIVAETLFPIRCGHTSVRFSKNYYNYTEGRRLKTFPLLAKVIDDSSLVVTINLNRRDSIIRVGTPLLSINGLSARSIIDSMLPLVSIDGNAKNFSYQNLSNNFTTYYNMRFGLQKNYAVEFIGFNGLSRQLNLPVYDPQADTLRRRPFTSTIPAPAPPTPTITDRERRLQRTRSFNIDSTGTFASLRINSFSTSLSKHYLKKSFRQLKKKQIQHLVIDVRNNGGGLIKTSLCLTRLIKQEPFIYADSIYATHRKLRTDARVYKRFIYNLGLFFLSKKKNDSMYAFKYFNNKQYSPLKNRYTGQVYVLTGGYSFSATTLFAAAVKGQKNVTIVGEETGGGYYGNNGVFIPEMILPNSKMRVRIPLYRIVNNKNYPKDGKGVLPDVEVKASAESIRRNIDPKMEKALELIMQRKS
- the thiL gene encoding thiamine-phosphate kinase yields the protein MSEERTELSTLGEFGLIEHLTKNIEHQNASTILGVGDDAAVIDHFGKQTVVTTDLLMEGVHFDLMYTPLKHLGYKSVVVNVSDIYAMNATPTQITVSIAVSNRFSLEALEEFYDGVYVACEEYGVDLVGGDTTSSQKGFVISVTAIGEVAPDKFVKRSTAKVNDLICVTGYLGGAYLGLLLLEREKKIFLETKGVQPDLENRDYIVGRLLKPEARKDIIEFFEKENIVPTAMMDISDGLSSEVLHICKQSGVGAVLYEDKLPVHPDAKEFAYKLEIDPTACALSGGEDYELIFTLSQADYDKIKDVNGIRVVGYVAEQKEGAHILTRGGNKYALTAQGWNAFGK
- a CDS encoding four helix bundle protein, producing the protein MDKNELKKRTKELAVQTGWLCMKLPVNLINKSHIAQLVRCSASSGANYRAACRAKSKADFINKLRIVEEELDESMFFYELLAEFNHEFKSELRVLYKEANELLSIIIVSINTSLKNIEADKQKAVKNLKS
- a CDS encoding inositol monophosphatase family protein codes for the protein MLKQTLIEATKAGAAQLTHFFNNEFAVHHKEGVNNLVTEADHAAERAIFEVIRKNFPEHYILSEEAGEIVQDSSYKWIIDPIDGTVNFANGIPICCVSIAVEHGGKMILGAVYNPFMNEFFFAERGQGAYLNDKQIHVSNQDQLIKACLVTGFPYTYLDMPNGPLQVFERFIRKGVPVRRLGSAAVDLCWVAAGRFDGFYEHKLQAWDSAAGFLMVEEAGGTVTDFEGTHYSPYQPHLVATNGKIHQELLEVVNNKKVL